CTACGGCGAACCGGAAGACCAGCACAGTGCCCTCCCCGGAGAAATCGATCGCGTTCTGGCAGTCCAAGAGACGATTTTGCTGCGCGATCGGGTAGTGCAGTTTTTGCGATCGCGCAACTATGATGCGGTGGCAGTGCCGGATGAATTGAGTCTCAGTCAGTCAATTGACTGGATTAATCGTCGCAGTCAGCAGGGGGATCTGGCTCTGTCGCTTCAGGTGGCAAGTGCAACGGATACGCTGAAAGGGGCGGCGGTTCATCACATTGCCTACAACGACGAACGACGGCTCCAGGCATCCCAGCTTTTGCAGGCATATCTGCGGCGCGTGCCTCAATTTTCCAGTCGCGGGATTAAGCCGGATACGCAAACCCTGCTCGGTCGGCTCAGCTTTTGTCGGGATACGATCGTGCCTGCCCTGCACCTGGAAGCGGGCTGTTTAAGCCATGCGGACGATCGCCAGCTTTTGCAGAATCATCGGCAGGAGGTGGCTCTGGGTATTGCAGAAGGCTTGGCGGTCTGGAGTCGATCGCTCTCCACGGCACAGGCGGCAAATGCCCCGATCGCTCTGCTGGTCAACGGCGCGGAATATCCCGAAAAGGGTGTGCTGCTGGACGGCAATGCCTATATTCCGATCGATCTGATTGACCAAATGGGGATTGATCTGCCCCTCAGCCCCACGATTCACCGGATTAGCTACGGCAATGTGGTCTACGCCAGGGCGATCGATCTGCGTGATTATAATTTGGCTTTGATGTGGGACGGCAAGGAGCAGACGCTCAACGTGCGATCGGTGTTGTCCAGTCTGCCACCGTCGATCGATCGGATTATGGGACGGGGGACTGCCTCCGAGGTGCAGATGATGATGTTCCTCAAAAGCTGCAATCCTGATGCTTTAACCAAGTTCTACGACGTGCCTAAACTCTACATCGACGAGGGCAGAATCGAGGGCGTAAATCACGACATTGCCTTTGCCCAGATGTGCCTGGAAACCGGATATCTTCAGTTCTCGGACTCCGTAAAGCCAGAGCATCACAACTTTGCCGGATTGGGCGGCGCATCGGTAGACGAGATTGGAGCTAAATTCGCGACTCCCCTGGTGGGTGTCCGTGCCCAGATTCAGCACCTCAAAGCATACGCCTGTGCCGAACCCCTCGTTCAGGCTCCCGCCGATCCTAGATTTCACCTGGTTCGACGCGGTATTGCCCCCACGGTAGGGGATTTAAGCGGTCGCTGGTCAGCCGATCCAGATTACGGGACAAAGATTCTGGCGATCGTCAAGCGGCTCTACGAATTCGCCGATCACCTGTAGTCACTCGATAGGAGCAAAGGTTTTATGAAGCAGAAAGCTGAGAACGAGATGGAAGATGAACTGCGTCCTGAATACGACTTTACCTAGATGCAGGGCGGAATTTGGGGTAAATACGCTGAGCTATATCGTCAAGGCAAAAACTTAGTGTTGCTCAACCTCGATGTTGCCAAGGTGTTTCCTGATGATAAAGCCGTCAATGATGCGCTGAGATTACTGATTGCGATTGCTCAACGACAGCATTTACCTACTGTGAAACAACAGCTAGAGGAGCAGGACAGATAAAATCTGTTTTCCTTGAGTAA
This is a stretch of genomic DNA from Leptolyngbya ohadii IS1. It encodes these proteins:
- the tftA gene encoding hormogonium tapered terminus morphoprotein TftA, which codes for MPRIFVAAAYGEPEDQHSALPGEIDRVLAVQETILLRDRVVQFLRSRNYDAVAVPDELSLSQSIDWINRRSQQGDLALSLQVASATDTLKGAAVHHIAYNDERRLQASQLLQAYLRRVPQFSSRGIKPDTQTLLGRLSFCRDTIVPALHLEAGCLSHADDRQLLQNHRQEVALGIAEGLAVWSRSLSTAQAANAPIALLVNGAEYPEKGVLLDGNAYIPIDLIDQMGIDLPLSPTIHRISYGNVVYARAIDLRDYNLALMWDGKEQTLNVRSVLSSLPPSIDRIMGRGTASEVQMMMFLKSCNPDALTKFYDVPKLYIDEGRIEGVNHDIAFAQMCLETGYLQFSDSVKPEHHNFAGLGGASVDEIGAKFATPLVGVRAQIQHLKAYACAEPLVQAPADPRFHLVRRGIAPTVGDLSGRWSADPDYGTKILAIVKRLYEFADHL